A window of the Gossypium arboreum isolate Shixiya-1 chromosome 2, ASM2569848v2, whole genome shotgun sequence genome harbors these coding sequences:
- the LOC108467071 gene encoding probable aquaporin PIP2-8 — protein MSKEVSEEGQGRKDYVDPPPAPLIDMAELKSWSFYRALIAEFIATLLFLYVTVATVIGHKKQQDACDGVGLLGIAWAFGGMIFILVYCTAGISGGHINPAVTFGLFLARKVSLIRAVAYMVSQCLGAICGVGLVKAFMKHPYNSLGGGANTVASGYNNGTALGAEIIGTFVLVYTVFSATDPKRSARDSHVPVLAPLPIGFAVFMVHLATIPITGTGINPARSFGAAVIYNNDKAWDDHWIFWVGPFVGALAAAIYHQYILRAAAIKALGSFRSNPTN, from the exons ATGTCTAAGGAAGTGAGTGAAGAAGGACAGGGTCGTAAGGACTATGTGGACCCTCCACCGGCACCTCTGATTGACATGGCTGAACTCAAGTCATGGTCTTTTTACAGAGCCCTCATAGCTGAGTTCATAGCCACTCTCCTCTTCCTCTATGTCACTGTTGCTACCGTAATTGGTCACAAGAAACAACaagatgcatgtgatggtgttgGTCTCTTGGGTATTGCATGGGCTTTCGGTGGCATGATCTTTATCCTTGTTTACTGCACTGCCGGTATCTCAG GTGGACACATTAACCCTGCGGTGACTTTTGGGTTGTTTTTGGCCCGTAAAGTATCTCTCATCAGGGCTGTGGCTTACATGGTGTCACAGTGCTTGGGTGCTATATGTGGAGTTGGGTTGGTTAAAGCTTTCATGAAGCATCCATACAACTCCCTTGGCGGTGGTGCAAACACGGTGGCTTCTGGCTACAACAACGGAACTGCTTTGGGAGCTGAGATTATTGGAACTTTCGTACTTGTCTACACTGTTTTCTCAGCCACCGACCCCAAGAGAAGTGCTCGTGACTCCCACGTCCCT GTATTGGCTCCCCTTCCAATAGGGTTCGCAGTGTTCATGGTTCACTTGGCTACCATCCCCATCACCGGTACTGGTATTAACCCTGCAAGGAGTTTCGGTGCTGCTGTAATCTACAACAACGACAAAGCCTGGGATGACCAC TGGATTTTCTGGGTTGGTCCATTTGTTGGAGCACTTGCAGCAGCTATATATCATCAGTACATCCTTAGAGCAGCAGCTATCAAAGCTTTGGGATCCTTCCGCAGCAACCCCACCAACTAA
- the LOC108462170 gene encoding uncharacterized protein LOC108462170: protein MEEERRVHPDCINASNPYHECVEYCFRKIAEAKARKDNSVTETPQPEHGQPVTPAAYQEQDEQPGIPEPEESPDADSDGPVEENIEGDITNLTGRQKKLFELRLKMNEARKANQTAMVAEKKRMEALPESRGISKQKWLEERKKKIGKLLDANGLDLQNAYMLDTQEAAEAKYKKWEKDPAPFGWDVFNQKTLYNAYKKRTKNIDIDLEEYNRMKEADPEFYREASSLQYGKAPKTSEDKIEKMVKELKDREEKRKSFSRRRKFHEEKDIDSINDRNEHFNKKIERAFGKYTLEIKNNLERGTALPD from the exons ATGGAAGAAGAGCGAAGAGTGCACCCGGATTGTATAAATGCCTCAAATCCGTATCATGAATGCGTTGAATATTGCTTCCGGAAGATTGCTGAGGCCAAAGCTAGAAAGGATAATTCAGTGACAG AAACTCCGCAACCTGAGCATGGCCAGCCTGTTACGCCTGCTGCTTATCAAGAACAAGATGAGCAACCTGGCATTCCGGAACCAGAAGAAAGCCCTGATGCTGATAGTGACGGCCCTGTTGAGGAGAACATTGAAGGAGACATTACAAATCTTACAGGAAGGCAGAAAAAACTATTTGAGTTGAGACTAAAGATG AATGAAGCGAGAAAAGCCAATCAAACAGCAATGGTGGCTGAAAAGAAAAGAATGGAAGCTCTGCCAGAATCTAGAGGAATTTCTAAGCAAAAATGGCTGGAGGAAAGGAAGAAAAAGATAGGAAAATTACTAGATGCTAATGGTTTGGATTTGCAAAATGCGTATATGCTAGATACCCAAGAAGCAGCTGAGGCAAAATATAAGAAATGGGAAAAGGATCCTGCTCCATTTGGTTGGGATG TCTTCAATCAGAAGACATTGTACAATGCATACAAGAAGCGGACAAAGAACATTGATATTGACCTAGAAGAATATAACAGAATGAAAGAAGCAGATCCAGAGTTCTATCGTGAAGCTTCAAGCCTCCAATATGGGAAG GCACCTAAAACTTCAGAAGATAAGATTGAGAAGATGGTGAAGGAACTTAAAGACCGTGAAGAAAAGCGCAAGTCATTTAGCCGGAGGAGGAAGTTTCATGAAGAGAAGGATATTGATTCAATCAATGATCGTAATGAGCATTTCAACAAGAAGATTGAAAGGGCATTTGGAAAATACACTCtggaaataaaaaataatctTGAACGTGGAACTGCATTGCCTGATTAA
- the LOC108466660 gene encoding basic blue protein-like, with product MEDKIGRLIILIMCCSILKGAVSQVYSVGDENGWSSEVDYGSWSEKYNFTVGDVLEFTYNKGQHNVFEVTESTYRTCDASSGVLAKYESGDDKVELTESKKYWFICNVNGHCLGGMRFGVDVKAGNTSSTNLDPTPSANSGNAFDTWSLGLCIFAFQFLLRLFC from the exons ATGGAAGACAAGATTGGCAGGCTAATCATTCTTATCATGTGTTGTTCAATACTGAAAGGAGCCGTATCTCAAGTTTACAGTGTTGGTGATGAAAACGGATGGAGCTCCGAGGTTGACTATGGTTCCTGGTCGGAGAAATACAATTTCACCGTCGGCGATGTTCTAG AGTTTACATATAACAAGGGGCAACACAATGTGTTTGAAGTGACAGAGTCTACATATAGGACATGTGATGCGAGCAGTGGAGTATTAGCCAAGTATGAGAGCGGAGATGATAAAGTTGAGCTCACTGAATCAAAGAAGTATTGGTTCATCTGCAATGTAAATGGGCATTGCCTTGGGGGAATGAGGTTTGGTGTTGATGTTAAAGCAGGGAATACTAGCAGTACTAATTTGGACCCAACTCCATCAGCCAACTCTGGCAATGCCTTTGATACATGGAGTTTGGGTCTCTGCATTTTTGCATTTCAATTTCTTCTCCGTTTATTTTGTTGA